One genomic segment of Brassica napus cultivar Da-Ae chromosome A3, Da-Ae, whole genome shotgun sequence includes these proteins:
- the LOC125594600 gene encoding protein LEAD-SENSITIVE 1-like produces the protein MQTKSQESWFVVNRKESKVKNLTQEERIISWSRGASNISSVSLKKMGFLSQQISRDELKPGDHIYSWRMAYIYSHHGIYVGNGDVIHFTCGGGLETRTGTFVDNIIVSSVPNHGGDNPCPNCGDQSNLDGVICSCLDCFLAGGNLYLFEYGVSGPIFMAKPRGGICTTAVSDSSDETVNRARHLLSNKNGFGAYDLLRNNCEDFAIYCKTGLIVLSKLGSSGQANSWSAVRGVLSLWGTVKSVSVGSAARLVVSGVAGVGVVTLAAGYGNYCYGRLCADIGVRSDASKVPVEDLVTLIAIIERRDDKKSS, from the exons ATGCAAACCAAGAGTCAAGAGTCGTGGTTTGTAGTAAACCGGAAAGAGAGTAAAGTGAAAAACCTCACACAAGAGGAAAGAATCATTTCTTGGTCTCGCGGCGCTTCTAACATTTCTTCTGTGTCTCTCAAGAAGATGGGATTCCTCTCTCAACAGATCTCAAGAGATGAACTCAAACCAGGAGATCACATCTATTCATGGCGTATGGCTTACATATACTCTCATCACG GAATCTATGTAGGCAATGGTGACGTCATACATTTCACTTGCGGAGGTGGTCTTGAGACAAGGACAGGGACTTTCGTAGACAACATCATCGTTAGTTCGGTTCCAAACCATGGAGGTGACAACCCTTGTCCTAACTGCGGAGACCAATCGAATCTCGACGGTGTGATCTGTTCTTGCCTCGACTGTTTCCTCGCCGGAGGAAACCTCTATCTCTTCGAGTACGGTGTCTCTGGACCCATCTTTATGGCTAAACCGCGAGGCGGTATCTGCACAACAGCGGTTTCAGACTCCTCTGATGAAACCGTTAACCGTGCGAGACACCTCTTGTCTAATAAAAATGGGTTTGGTGCGTATGATCTGTTGAGGAACAACTGTGAAGACTTTGCGATCTATTGCAAAACTGGTTTGATTGTTTTGTCTAAGCTGGGGAGTAGTGGACAGGCTAACTCGTGGTCTGCGGTGCGTGGTGTTTTGTCGCTTTGGGGGACGGTGAAGAGTGTTTCTGTGGGCTCTGCTGCGAGGTTGGTTGTTTCTGGGGTTGCTGGTGTTGGTGTTGTGACTTTGGCGGCGGGGTATGGTAACTACTGCTATGGTCGTTTATGTGCTGATATTGGTGTGAGAAGTGATGCTAGCAAAGTTCCTGTGGAAGACCTTGTTACGCTTATAGCGATTATCGAAAGAAGAGACGACAAGAAGTCTAGCTAG
- the LOC111204320 gene encoding probable acyl-activating enzyme 5, peroxisomal: MEEMKPCTANSPPLTPLGFLERAATVYGDCTSIVYGTNTMYTWRETNLRCLRVASSLSSLGIGRSDVVSVLSPNTPAMYELQFAVPMAGAILNNLNTRLDARTVSVLLRHCGSKLLFVDVFSSEIAVEAAAMMSDPPVLVFVADKEEEGGADVADRSKSFRYTYDELVERGDPSFKWIRPESEWDPVVLNYTSGTTSAPKGVVHCHRGIFVMSIDSLIDWTVPKNPVYLWTLPIFHANGWSYPWGIAAVGGTNVCLRKFDAPLIYRLISDHGVTHMCGAPVVLNMLSASQDSQPLKHPVNILTAGAPPPAAVLLRAESKGFKISHGYGLTETAGLNVSCAWKPQWNRLPASERARLKARQGVRTVGFTEIDVVDPGTGLSVERNGETVGEIVMRGSSIMLGYLKDPVGTEKALKNGWFFTGDVGVIHSDGYLEIKDRSKDIIITGGENVSSVEVEAVLYTNPAVNEVAVVARPDEFWGETPCAFVSLKPGLTRKPTEGELIEYCRKKMPRYMVPKTVSFRDELPKTSTGKVMKFVLRDIAKKMGSTRLSRM, translated from the coding sequence ATGGAGGAAATGAAACCATGCACCGCGAACTCACCGCCGTTGACGCCGTTAGGCTTCTTGGAGAGAGCCGCCACCGTCTACGGTGACTGTACTTCCATCGTGTACGGTACCAACACCATGTACACGTGGCGAGAGACAAACCTCCGCTGCTTACGCGTCGCGTCGTCTCTGTCATCGCTCGGAATCGGCAGGTCCGACGTCGTCTCCGTCCTCTCTCCCAATACTCCGGCGATGTACGAGCTCCAGTTCGCCGTTCCGATGGCCGGAGCCATCCTCAACAACCTCAACACGCGTCTCGACGCTCGCACCGTCTCTGTTCTTCTCCGCCACTGCGGATCCAAGCTTCTCTTCGTCGACGTCTTCTCTAGCGAAATCGCCGTCGAGGCGGCGGCGATGATGTCTGATCCGCCTGTTCTCGTCTTCGTCGCCGataaagaagaggaaggaggtgCTGACGTGGCCGATCGTAGCAAGAGTTTCCGTTACACTTACGATGAGCTTGTGGAGAGAGGGGACCCGAGCTTTAAATGGATCCGACCCGAAAGCGAGTGGGACCCGGTTGTGCTCAATTATACATCCGGTACGACCTCGGCTCCTAAAGGAGTGGTACACTGCCACAGAGGAATATTCGTTATGTCGATCGATTCATTAATCGATTGGACCGTACCGAAAAATCCGGTTTACTTGTGGACCCTACCGATATTCCACGCTAACGGCTGGAGCTACCCGTGGGGGATCGCTGCCGTCGGAGGGACTAACGTGTGTCTACGTAAGTTCGACGCGCCGCTTATCTACCGTTTGATCAGTGATCACGGCGTCACGCATATGTGCGGAGCTCCGGTTGTGCTCAACATGTTGTCGGCGAGTCAAGACTCTCAGCCTCTTAAACATCCGGTTAACATCTTAACCGCCGGTGCTCCGCCTCCCGCCGCCGTTCTCCTCCGCGCTGAGTCAAAAGGTTTTAAGATCAGTCACGGTTACGGGTTAACCGAAACCGCCGGTTTAAACGTCTCATGCGCGTGGAAGCCGCAGTGGAACCGGTTACCGGCGAGCGAGAGGGCGAGGCTGAAGGCGAGGCAGGGGGTGAGGACCGTCGGGTTTACGGAGATCGACGTGGTGGATCCTGGAACGGGCCTTAGCGTTGAGAGAAACGGAGAAACTGTGGGAGAGATTGTGATGAGAGGGAGTTCGATCATGCTCGGTTACTTGAAAGATCCTGTCGGAACAGAGAAGGCTCTGAAGAACGGGTGGTTCTTCACAGGAGATGTTGGGGTGATTCATTCAGACGGGTACTTAGAGATTAAAGATAGGTCGAAAGATATAATCATAACGGGAGGAGAGAACGTGAGTAGCGTGGAGGTTGAGGCGGTTCTGTACACGAACCCGGCTGTGAATGAAGTGGCCGTGGTTGCGAGACCGGACGAGTTTTGGGGAGAGACGCCGTGTGCGTTTGTGAGTTTGAAACCTGGTTTGACTAGAAAACCGACAGAGGGAGAGTTGATAGAGTATTGTAGGAAGAAGATGCCAAGGTATATGGTGCCCAAGACGGTGTCGTTTAGGGATGAGTTGCCTAAGACTTCGACTGGTAAGGTTATGAAGTTTGTGCTTAGGGATATTGCGAAGAAGATGGGCTCGACGAGGTTGAGTCGTATGTAA
- the LOC111211005 gene encoding uncharacterized protein LOC111211005, with product MGTIRGDLFFIIIICSTLFLEISSLPDPSFYDYLRESGLPAGIVPKGVTNFSIDVKTGRFTVALPVPCDAKFENQFHFDYNISGVLSDGRIGNLSGVTQKELFLWFAVRGIHVDPVSSGLIHFDVGVADKQLSLSLFESPRDCTAAEFEHRSVDLSKPRDDDLKKQSSGDKQSIFGPPRNRWTVSS from the exons ATGGGTACTATTCGTGGAGATctgttcttcatcatcatcatctgctCAACTCTCTTCCTCGAGATCTCCTCCCTACCGGATCCGTCCTTCTACGATTACCTCCGCGAGAGCGGCCTCCCCGCGGGGATAGTCCCCAAGGGAGTCACCAACTTCTCGATCGACGTCAAAACGGGGCGTTTCACCGTCGCTCTCCCCGTCCCCTGCGACGCCAAATTCGAGAACCAGTTCCACTTCGACTACAACATCTCCGGCGTCCTCTCCGACGGCCGGATCGGGAACTTGTCCGGCGTCACGCAGAAGGAGCTCTTCCTGTGGTTCGCTGTCAGAGGAATACACGTGGATCCCGTGAGCTCGGGGCTGATCCACTTCGATGTCGGCGTCGCTGATAAGCAGCTTTCTTTGTCGTTGTTCGAGTCGCCTCGTGATTGCACGGCGGCTGAGTTTGAGCACCGTTCCGTTGATCTCTCGAAACCACGTGATGATGATCTAAAG AAGCAATCGTCTGGAGATAAACAATCGATCTTTGGACCACCGAGGAATCGCTGGACAGTatcatcttag